The following coding sequences are from one Granulicella sp. L56 window:
- a CDS encoding single-stranded DNA-binding protein: MFNKIILIGRLGQNAEAKTAQNNKEYVILSIATQESWKNDKGDYENRTEWHRVDAWRNLSKFAKTLQKGQLVTLEGILRYREVEDEIKGVTFKPRIAEIHAISIKRLSKIEAADDPSDGADDE; this comes from the coding sequence ATGTTCAACAAAATCATCCTCATCGGCCGCCTCGGGCAGAACGCAGAAGCCAAAACCGCTCAGAACAACAAAGAGTACGTCATCCTTAGCATCGCAACCCAGGAGAGCTGGAAGAACGACAAGGGCGACTACGAAAACCGCACCGAATGGCATCGCGTCGATGCCTGGAGGAATCTCTCGAAGTTCGCCAAAACTCTCCAAAAGGGGCAGCTCGTTACCCTGGAAGGTATCCTCCGCTATCGCGAGGTAGAGGATGAAATCAAGGGCGTCACCTTCAAGCCCCGGATCGCTGAGATACATGCCATCAGCATCAAGCGGCTCTCGAAGATCGAGGCCGCGGACGATCCTTCGGATGGAGCCGACGACGAATAA
- a CDS encoding lipoprotein, producing MKKSILYLVAIVVLSASTLTASAAMSGSNPRPQSSMSGVGAGILMYFGF from the coding sequence ATGAAGAAGTCCATTCTTTACCTCGTTGCAATCGTTGTTCTTTCCGCCTCCACCCTCACCGCTTCGGCAGCTATGAGCGGCTCTAATCCCCGTCCACAGAGTTCCATGAGCGGGGTGGGCGCCGGGATTCTTATGTACTTCGGCTTCTAG